The following proteins come from a genomic window of Legionella cherrii:
- a CDS encoding SDR family NAD(P)-dependent oxidoreductase: MSNVFKIKLTADNYLVADHRIDGIGVLPGIAYLDIISRCFESEYFELTQVTYPHAAKVLAGETIILSVVYDSRSQTVEIYHQENDKKIIHFKAAIAFKRPDLPESIALQTAETPTHSMSTLYRLARASLIEHGEFMQVSGTTQINASTIAMKLTLSAKAHPYLSRFYLHPALLDGATFAIAALHFDEVSQAGPDVSYLPLGIDRVHVFARVTTPTLVVKAEVIPTHHESLIKCRIHLLTPDGDLVVALEGLTNKRFQRKQFAQQVIHNPMYSQQIVSGDTQNKIMALIKNNLQDAPAVLPPHVSFFDLGFDSSSLIALVDVLEKQFNLELYPTLLFEQNTLEKLTAYIDSLGASAASPIREISSKNVDYALYVPTRTQINRGSNNKQVVVIHDQFNYEQALEFLQEKAKATWIIYDTRYHQTELDLQTILNQLAETFSKFVRWSQDALPLVVISLSSKHQNLIQSVSAFFSCLVKEYPHLNYSILVSDACVKDSVGYLANRNGCVYLHQDKFYAKSYIKLDSPVIHSSIKKGGSYLIVGGNGGLGRLLTHYLIQKYQAQIYVIGRSEQIPDARVTYYQLDVSDVEAVNEFFNTHNFHIDGLFYLAGEKHDCLLMNIRPEDIEKTLRSKLEGLRVIHHALQHHSLDFYCIYSSLSADIGNLGQSIYAAANAALNAYACEQEQARLAGKHTSRFISISWPYWLEGGMKINPRQLQKLKEEYGTLPLETPDAFVLLEQALSAHVPHVVIANSSLLAHRVVKSTDYRFNQLPQFEPPSPYGAHIKQNNRHPQCREGSSVNKEMYHYLRHDLRLIESPEVAEQEIAIIGISLQLPDAENLEELWNNLKTAKNSITKAPRNWHYTPYPWGGYLEDIAGFDPLFFNISPREAALIDPQERLFLANAWHCLEDAGYAHIKEKKIGVVAASMFHLYQNYGVEQCQQEADLKLPQSLGASIANRVSYTLNLTGPSFSLDSMCSSSLTAIDLACRYLANDEVDAMLVGGVNVCSHPYKLASLVQNKFLSSTGRSAPFQAYADGYVPGEGVVVLLLKKAKKAFEDGDSIYALIKGLALNHGGKSSGFTVPNAQAQVKVIQHALTNAKIRPDQIDYIEAHGTGTSLGDPIELAALKEIFGNRSLENPLYVGSIKSNLGHLESAAGMAGIAKLIVQFQAQALAPSINALPLNPRLNIDDVPIKICTEFVPQQTLHFAGLSSFGAGGSNAHLILQNFSHNLCVRSKTQYKKQNYWFSHSEKMMPYCFQLDMELCALEPMSQFDEICQLDNGSQQMFFNPAKSGSWFNKVAIFLALADKGLDRLIGLLNQCISENPEAQFIFIHQTQSYWMELHAFMMSMPRLLKHYHKNILIPHLTSLSSSEVVNIVTNEAHQFDHRMIKYDKTRSAFALNLIKTNNQSLPLLHGARVVVLGGLGSIGYQFCQTLIGAGISQFDIIGRSDLDPKRQQMIESLKGQVHYIQHDFSDPYPTNSSYDVIINCLGIMPGNRANEVAQRKRLHFHLSQFIQYHHPQKLISISSLSALAGFSKQVDYAIYNASLLALNAYCKEHVYVYLPFVMTESTQSSDELNWLTWSKDNQGLEPLRADDLNLICRQLLTLPAGEYIPFQGNPRQFHRYLTQECFNVPLQKLQQGGSRNKDHSLHELIESILGISAQHIKSEQTFYQLGFNSLTLTELTEAISKHYDMQINPNQFFEFQTIGKLQEYVQQNKKSVPDSFVLTRLDSTLSNVVICGYYCSFAQCPTPEDYWYALLAGKDCTQMPLQTRFDNKKNDSIKMGFINYFADFDFAFFDLNLEQAKYMDPQQRKLLELSWHIFEQAGVSPLSLKGKSIGVFVAIQFDDYARLLDRSQLSSLYQITGCAKTFAANRISQFFDFHGPSETIDTACSSSFSALNRAVQAIKQGECESALVLGVSLLCDLKTLELTAQLNVLSPTNECRPFDAQANGYVKGEGLAGVWLVGEDVAVTQKLRIEANIKAIQVNHGGHSQSLTAPNPLSQKQLLSQVYQNGISIDEIDYFEAHATATPLGDPIEFSFLSELFSSRVKPLYIGSVKSNIGHTEPVAGLAGVIKGLLMLKHQMIPPQVNFQKVNPYIRLAESPFHIASQAEPAVLSTIAINSFGFGGSNGHCVLARNKPLPQQLPNLSYIPIKLSAKTEAALEKKTEQLLDYLSAFNNNISLTQLSFTLNVGRADFACRKLFIVENLDDLIEQLKYGSDSIAPQDNHTLSEETLLELQQLPNQLKDYLNKLAYAYQGGQLINWQRIYKGINAIPLALPVYPFATHYCWFEEQEQLKPINKDLRSIECYEPIWRKKKVAFLDLDSYPYVAIFLTRAQEPSVKKAVQQTDYKGFIYFVFVDDTDSVEQGMHWLKEHPCELIYYFAGMCDEEINPDSLLSSQRYGMAGFLHCIKKLDELAYGEKPLKLYVFSNNAYGLKQSTINPYAASIHGLAQSLKKEYPSWFIECIDLAGNTIIPQAFTVSYQGKAYPLVLADDGVWHRQLKALTLSLNHSIPSHEVIVLIGGEGQVGRYLVPQFIERQPRALFIASRNTEPRTEGVQHWRRVDCTVADEVESLIDEVIQNYGAIDCLYHLGASYAESPITLLSYEDYLMQMGAKVLGTYHLINACRRHEVKHIVMTSSVQVYTQNKNRGAYSATCFYADALINALHSEKIKLVHWGFWQQEDEAANQLMRVSGISPITAEQGDYSLQLARCSDQSNLSFFNVSESVKAMLPICSDALAQETEELLLFNQGLHELEHFCFHLMKHHLLTHGVVWSQNYLGQGVCKDYEKYYFALMNCLKDFEQKHVPENKHQVKSDAELLQDHVQLIKKYPQIKPFVQLLTVCAAQFTEVVTGQKTIHQVMFPFGRDDLVRAIYQKNLLASHYNQAIASIVKEIVATRHQRVDVLELGGGTGATTEAVLTQCANQIHYTFSDINPQFVAQAKDNFSEYAGVETCTLDINKPEMSQQFDLIIASNVLHTADDIRQCLMNLIPLLRDEGVVIINEATENSLFLAFTFGLFKQWHSPKDEYRISASALLHAHTWQKLLLEMGFAVDAYAMPKEINQSIFIAKLKTRLSSEEQIQETLIPQKETPLILPKIAGTENELLTLLARHVNCSTANLDLNKSLTDYGFDSLAAIHLAEQIKSELGISISPTVLLEKVSISQLINIIEKKKEAVLC, encoded by the coding sequence ATGTCGAATGTATTTAAAATTAAATTAACAGCTGATAATTATCTGGTAGCCGATCACCGTATTGATGGGATCGGCGTGCTACCTGGTATCGCTTATTTGGATATTATTTCTCGCTGTTTTGAATCGGAGTACTTCGAGCTCACCCAAGTAACCTATCCTCATGCAGCCAAAGTGCTCGCGGGGGAAACGATTATTTTGTCTGTTGTTTATGATTCACGATCCCAAACTGTTGAAATTTATCATCAAGAGAATGATAAAAAAATTATTCATTTTAAAGCAGCCATCGCGTTTAAAAGACCGGATTTACCTGAATCGATTGCATTGCAAACTGCTGAGACACCAACTCATTCAATGAGTACGCTATACCGTTTAGCGCGTGCTTCATTGATTGAGCATGGTGAATTTATGCAGGTTAGTGGAACCACACAAATCAATGCATCAACAATTGCGATGAAATTGACGCTTAGCGCCAAGGCTCATCCTTATTTATCACGTTTTTATTTACACCCAGCCTTATTGGATGGTGCTACCTTTGCTATAGCCGCCTTGCATTTTGATGAAGTGTCGCAGGCGGGGCCTGATGTAAGTTATTTACCTTTAGGAATTGATCGGGTGCATGTATTTGCGCGAGTGACAACCCCTACTTTAGTTGTGAAGGCTGAAGTGATACCTACTCACCATGAGTCGTTAATTAAATGCCGCATTCATTTATTGACACCTGATGGAGATTTGGTAGTGGCTCTTGAAGGATTAACGAATAAGCGATTTCAGCGCAAGCAATTTGCACAGCAAGTCATTCACAATCCTATGTACTCACAGCAAATTGTTTCCGGAGATACTCAGAACAAAATTATGGCGCTGATAAAGAATAATTTACAGGACGCGCCTGCAGTTTTACCGCCACATGTTTCTTTTTTTGATTTGGGATTTGATTCCAGTAGTTTAATTGCTTTAGTCGATGTATTGGAAAAACAATTTAATTTGGAGCTCTATCCTACTTTATTGTTTGAACAAAATACTTTAGAAAAATTAACAGCATATATTGATTCTCTTGGCGCTTCTGCAGCATCTCCCATTCGGGAAATTTCTTCAAAAAATGTTGATTATGCACTTTATGTTCCAACAAGAACTCAAATAAATCGGGGTAGCAATAATAAGCAAGTTGTAGTTATTCATGATCAGTTTAACTATGAGCAGGCACTTGAATTTTTGCAGGAGAAAGCAAAAGCAACCTGGATAATTTACGATACCCGTTATCATCAAACCGAGCTTGACTTGCAAACTATTTTAAATCAACTCGCAGAAACTTTTTCCAAATTTGTCCGTTGGTCGCAAGATGCCTTACCTCTTGTTGTTATCAGTTTATCTTCGAAACACCAGAATTTAATTCAATCGGTCTCTGCTTTTTTCTCTTGTCTCGTTAAAGAATATCCTCATCTCAATTATTCGATTTTAGTTAGTGACGCGTGTGTTAAGGATTCTGTTGGTTATTTGGCAAATAGAAATGGTTGTGTTTATCTTCACCAAGACAAATTTTATGCCAAAAGTTATATCAAACTCGATTCTCCAGTGATCCATTCGTCTATCAAAAAAGGGGGAAGTTATTTAATTGTCGGGGGTAATGGCGGATTAGGTCGTTTGCTCACTCATTATTTGATTCAGAAATATCAAGCCCAGATTTATGTGATTGGTCGCAGTGAACAAATTCCTGATGCGCGTGTGACCTATTACCAATTGGATGTAAGCGATGTTGAAGCAGTCAATGAGTTTTTCAACACCCATAATTTCCATATAGATGGTTTGTTTTATTTAGCAGGCGAAAAACATGATTGTTTGCTAATGAATATTCGACCAGAAGATATTGAGAAAACACTGCGCTCCAAATTGGAGGGTTTGCGTGTTATTCACCATGCATTACAACATCATTCACTTGATTTCTATTGTATTTATTCTTCTTTATCAGCGGATATTGGTAATCTTGGACAAAGTATTTATGCCGCGGCTAATGCTGCTTTAAATGCCTATGCTTGTGAACAAGAACAAGCACGTCTCGCTGGAAAGCATACCTCTCGATTTATAAGTATCAGTTGGCCTTATTGGTTAGAGGGGGGGATGAAAATCAACCCGCGTCAATTACAAAAACTAAAAGAAGAATATGGAACTTTACCTTTAGAAACACCTGATGCTTTTGTTTTATTAGAACAGGCATTGAGCGCTCATGTTCCTCATGTAGTGATTGCTAATTCTTCTTTGTTAGCTCATCGAGTCGTCAAATCGACTGATTATCGATTCAATCAATTACCGCAATTTGAACCACCCAGCCCTTATGGCGCACACATCAAACAAAACAATCGTCATCCCCAATGCAGAGAAGGATCTTCTGTAAACAAGGAGATGTATCACTACCTTCGACATGACCTACGTCTTATAGAGTCACCTGAAGTCGCTGAACAAGAGATAGCGATTATCGGGATTTCATTACAATTACCTGATGCTGAAAATTTGGAAGAGCTTTGGAATAACTTGAAAACGGCCAAAAATTCAATTACGAAAGCACCGAGAAATTGGCATTATACTCCTTATCCCTGGGGTGGGTATTTAGAAGATATTGCTGGTTTTGACCCTTTATTTTTTAATATCTCGCCACGAGAAGCCGCATTAATCGATCCGCAAGAACGTTTATTTTTGGCCAATGCCTGGCATTGTCTCGAAGATGCAGGTTACGCGCACATTAAAGAGAAAAAAATTGGTGTTGTTGCTGCATCGATGTTTCATCTTTATCAAAATTATGGTGTGGAACAATGTCAGCAAGAGGCGGACTTAAAGCTCCCACAATCTTTAGGCGCAAGTATTGCAAATCGTGTTTCTTATACGCTGAATTTAACAGGACCCAGTTTTTCTCTCGATTCCATGTGTTCTTCTTCATTGACTGCCATTGATTTAGCATGTCGTTATTTGGCTAATGATGAAGTAGATGCAATGTTAGTTGGTGGGGTAAATGTCTGTTCTCATCCCTATAAATTGGCATCCCTGGTACAAAACAAATTCTTATCTTCAACAGGTAGAAGCGCACCATTTCAGGCATATGCCGATGGTTACGTACCCGGGGAAGGGGTTGTTGTTCTTCTTTTAAAGAAAGCAAAAAAGGCATTCGAAGATGGTGATTCCATCTATGCGTTAATTAAAGGATTAGCGCTGAATCATGGAGGTAAGAGTAGTGGATTTACCGTACCTAATGCTCAAGCACAAGTAAAAGTGATTCAACACGCTTTGACTAACGCAAAGATTAGACCCGATCAAATCGATTATATTGAAGCACATGGAACAGGAACCTCTTTAGGGGACCCTATTGAACTTGCTGCACTAAAGGAAATATTTGGTAACCGTTCTCTAGAGAATCCATTGTATGTAGGATCAATAAAAAGTAATTTGGGGCATTTGGAATCTGCTGCTGGCATGGCCGGTATTGCTAAACTCATTGTGCAATTCCAAGCTCAGGCATTAGCTCCTTCTATCAATGCTTTGCCATTAAATCCAAGGTTAAATATCGATGATGTGCCGATTAAAATATGTACTGAGTTCGTACCTCAGCAAACACTTCATTTTGCTGGCTTGAGTAGTTTTGGTGCAGGTGGAAGTAATGCGCATTTAATTTTACAAAATTTCTCCCATAACCTTTGTGTAAGGTCGAAAACACAATATAAAAAACAGAATTATTGGTTCTCACATTCAGAAAAAATGATGCCCTATTGCTTTCAGTTGGATATGGAGCTTTGCGCGTTGGAGCCGATGTCTCAGTTTGATGAGATTTGTCAATTAGATAATGGTTCTCAACAGATGTTTTTTAACCCAGCAAAGTCCGGCTCTTGGTTCAATAAAGTAGCAATTTTTCTTGCCCTAGCAGACAAGGGATTGGATCGTCTTATTGGATTACTCAATCAATGCATCTCTGAAAATCCAGAGGCTCAATTTATTTTTATTCATCAAACCCAGAGTTATTGGATGGAGTTACATGCATTCATGATGTCCATGCCCAGGCTGCTCAAGCATTATCATAAGAATATTTTGATTCCTCATTTAACGAGTTTATCAAGTTCTGAGGTGGTGAATATCGTAACTAACGAAGCACATCAGTTCGACCATCGAATGATTAAGTATGACAAGACCAGGTCTGCTTTTGCTTTAAACTTAATTAAAACGAATAATCAATCATTACCTTTATTGCACGGAGCGCGAGTTGTCGTATTAGGGGGGTTGGGGTCTATTGGTTATCAATTCTGTCAGACTTTAATTGGTGCTGGTATTTCTCAGTTTGATATTATTGGACGAAGTGATCTTGATCCGAAACGTCAACAAATGATTGAATCTTTAAAAGGACAAGTTCATTACATCCAACATGATTTTTCAGATCCTTATCCGACTAATTCTTCTTATGATGTCATAATTAATTGTCTTGGGATTATGCCTGGTAACAGAGCAAATGAAGTAGCACAACGAAAACGACTGCATTTTCATTTAAGCCAATTCATTCAATACCATCATCCCCAAAAGTTAATTAGTATTTCCTCCTTGTCTGCTTTAGCTGGATTTAGCAAGCAAGTAGATTATGCAATTTATAACGCTTCTTTACTTGCATTAAATGCTTACTGTAAAGAGCATGTTTATGTTTACTTACCCTTTGTAATGACGGAGTCAACTCAGTCATCGGATGAATTGAACTGGTTAACATGGAGTAAGGACAATCAAGGTTTAGAGCCTTTAAGGGCAGATGACTTAAACCTTATTTGCCGGCAGTTATTAACGTTACCAGCCGGTGAGTACATACCGTTTCAGGGGAACCCCAGGCAATTTCATCGCTATTTAACTCAAGAATGTTTTAATGTTCCTCTGCAGAAATTACAGCAAGGGGGTTCAAGGAATAAAGATCATTCTTTACATGAACTCATCGAATCAATCTTGGGGATTTCAGCTCAGCACATTAAATCGGAACAGACTTTCTATCAATTGGGATTTAATTCATTGACACTCACTGAATTAACGGAGGCAATAAGCAAGCACTATGATATGCAAATAAATCCCAATCAATTTTTTGAATTCCAGACGATAGGAAAATTACAGGAATATGTGCAACAAAATAAAAAAAGTGTTCCTGATTCTTTCGTGTTAACCCGATTGGATTCAACGTTATCAAATGTTGTTATTTGTGGTTATTATTGTTCTTTTGCTCAATGTCCTACCCCTGAAGACTACTGGTACGCTTTATTAGCGGGGAAAGATTGTACCCAGATGCCTCTGCAGACGCGTTTTGATAATAAGAAGAATGACTCGATTAAGATGGGCTTTATTAACTATTTTGCAGATTTTGATTTTGCTTTCTTTGATCTGAATTTGGAACAAGCAAAATATATGGATCCCCAGCAACGAAAGTTATTAGAGCTTTCCTGGCATATATTCGAGCAAGCAGGTGTTTCACCGCTCTCTTTGAAAGGTAAAAGCATTGGTGTGTTTGTTGCCATTCAATTTGATGACTATGCGCGCTTATTGGATCGCAGTCAGTTAAGTAGTCTTTACCAAATTACAGGTTGTGCCAAGACTTTTGCTGCAAATCGAATTTCACAGTTTTTTGATTTCCATGGACCAAGTGAAACCATCGATACAGCATGTTCGAGCAGTTTCTCTGCTTTAAATCGTGCAGTACAGGCAATTAAGCAAGGTGAATGCGAGTCCGCTCTTGTTCTTGGTGTTAGTTTGCTTTGCGATTTAAAAACACTTGAATTAACTGCTCAGTTAAATGTTCTTTCTCCAACGAATGAATGTCGCCCTTTTGATGCTCAAGCCAATGGTTATGTGAAAGGAGAAGGCTTGGCTGGTGTTTGGTTAGTGGGGGAGGATGTGGCGGTAACGCAAAAGTTACGTATCGAAGCCAATATAAAAGCAATTCAAGTCAATCACGGGGGGCACTCACAATCATTGACCGCACCTAATCCTTTATCGCAAAAACAATTGCTATCCCAGGTATATCAGAATGGAATATCGATTGATGAAATCGATTATTTTGAAGCACATGCTACAGCAACTCCTTTAGGTGATCCTATTGAATTTTCATTCTTAAGTGAGTTGTTCTCATCACGAGTAAAACCACTTTATATTGGTTCGGTAAAGAGCAATATTGGCCATACAGAACCTGTTGCAGGACTTGCCGGTGTGATTAAAGGATTGTTGATGCTCAAACATCAAATGATTCCACCGCAGGTAAATTTTCAGAAAGTTAATCCTTACATTCGACTTGCAGAGAGTCCATTCCATATTGCCAGTCAAGCCGAACCCGCTGTGTTATCCACGATCGCAATTAATAGTTTTGGTTTTGGTGGCAGTAATGGTCATTGTGTTTTAGCACGCAATAAACCTTTGCCACAACAACTACCTAATTTATCTTATATTCCAATCAAATTATCTGCAAAGACGGAAGCTGCTCTAGAAAAAAAGACGGAGCAGCTTCTGGATTATTTAAGTGCTTTTAACAATAACATAAGCCTGACTCAATTAAGCTTTACCCTCAATGTAGGACGAGCTGATTTTGCTTGTCGCAAGTTGTTTATTGTGGAAAACCTTGATGATTTGATAGAGCAATTAAAATATGGTTCTGATTCAATAGCCCCTCAAGATAATCATACTTTAAGTGAAGAAACTCTTCTTGAATTACAGCAGTTACCCAATCAATTAAAAGATTATTTGAATAAGCTTGCCTATGCCTATCAAGGGGGACAACTGATTAATTGGCAACGCATTTATAAAGGAATTAATGCCATTCCTCTTGCCTTGCCTGTTTATCCTTTTGCCACTCATTATTGTTGGTTTGAAGAGCAAGAGCAGCTAAAACCAATCAATAAAGACCTAAGGTCTATAGAATGTTATGAACCCATTTGGAGGAAGAAAAAGGTTGCGTTCCTTGATCTTGATAGCTATCCGTATGTCGCTATTTTTTTGACAAGGGCGCAAGAGCCATCAGTAAAAAAAGCAGTACAACAAACAGATTATAAAGGATTTATTTATTTTGTATTTGTCGATGACACCGATTCAGTAGAGCAGGGGATGCACTGGTTGAAAGAACACCCTTGCGAATTGATTTATTACTTTGCAGGGATGTGTGACGAAGAGATCAATCCTGATTCCTTGCTTTCTTCTCAACGCTATGGGATGGCTGGCTTTTTACATTGTATTAAAAAATTGGACGAACTGGCGTATGGCGAAAAACCCTTAAAACTCTATGTATTCAGTAATAATGCCTATGGACTAAAGCAATCGACGATTAATCCCTATGCAGCAAGCATTCATGGTTTAGCTCAATCCTTAAAAAAGGAATACCCATCCTGGTTTATTGAATGCATTGACCTTGCAGGCAATACCATTATCCCTCAAGCGTTTACTGTGTCCTATCAAGGCAAGGCTTATCCATTAGTTTTAGCAGATGATGGCGTATGGCATCGACAGCTTAAAGCACTGACTCTCTCTTTAAATCATTCGATACCGAGTCATGAAGTGATTGTGCTTATTGGTGGAGAGGGCCAAGTAGGAAGATACTTGGTTCCTCAGTTCATTGAGCGTCAACCGCGAGCGCTATTTATAGCCAGTCGTAACACGGAGCCAAGAACAGAAGGAGTACAACACTGGCGAAGGGTTGATTGTACTGTTGCCGATGAAGTGGAGTCTTTAATTGACGAAGTGATTCAAAACTATGGAGCAATAGATTGTCTTTATCATTTGGGTGCTTCTTATGCAGAATCCCCGATCACTTTATTAAGCTATGAAGACTATTTAATGCAGATGGGGGCTAAGGTATTAGGAACTTATCATTTGATCAATGCGTGTCGTCGCCATGAAGTGAAGCACATTGTAATGACATCCTCAGTGCAAGTTTATACACAAAATAAAAACAGGGGTGCTTATTCAGCAACATGCTTTTATGCTGATGCATTAATTAATGCATTGCATTCCGAGAAAATAAAACTGGTTCATTGGGGATTTTGGCAGCAAGAAGATGAAGCTGCAAATCAACTGATGCGTGTTTCTGGTATTTCACCAATCACAGCAGAACAAGGTGATTACTCACTGCAATTAGCAAGGTGCTCGGACCAATCCAACCTGAGTTTTTTCAATGTTTCGGAATCAGTTAAAGCGATGCTGCCGATTTGTTCGGATGCCTTGGCTCAGGAGACTGAAGAATTACTCCTGTTTAATCAGGGATTACATGAGTTAGAACATTTTTGTTTTCATTTAATGAAGCATCATTTACTGACCCATGGTGTTGTTTGGAGTCAAAATTATTTGGGGCAAGGAGTATGCAAGGATTATGAAAAATACTATTTTGCATTGATGAACTGCTTAAAAGATTTTGAGCAGAAACATGTTCCTGAAAATAAACATCAAGTTAAATCTGATGCTGAATTGCTGCAAGACCATGTGCAACTAATTAAAAAATACCCGCAAATTAAACCTTTTGTTCAGTTGCTCACAGTGTGTGCTGCACAGTTTACTGAAGTGGTCACAGGACAAAAAACCATACATCAAGTCATGTTTCCTTTTGGACGAGATGATTTGGTCCGTGCTATTTATCAAAAAAATCTTTTGGCAAGCCATTACAATCAAGCCATTGCTTCCATAGTTAAAGAAATCGTTGCTACTCGTCATCAACGAGTTGATGTTCTTGAATTGGGAGGGGGGACTGGCGCTACTACGGAAGCAGTATTAACTCAATGCGCCAATCAGATTCATTACACCTTTAGTGACATCAACCCTCAATTCGTTGCTCAGGCTAAAGACAATTTCTCTGAGTATGCTGGCGTAGAAACCTGTACTTTAGATATCAATAAACCTGAGATGAGCCAACAATTTGATCTCATTATTGCAAGTAATGTATTGCATACTGCAGATGATATTCGTCAATGTCTGATGAATCTTATTCCATTGCTTCGTGATGAGGGAGTGGTTATTATCAATGAAGCAACTGAAAACAGTTTATTCCTTGCGTTTACCTTTGGCTTATTTAAACAATGGCATTCCCCAAAAGATGAATACCGTATTTCTGCGAGTGCTTTGCTCCATGCGCACACCTGGCAAAAGCTACTCCTCGAAATGGGGTTTGCAGTGGATGCCTATGCGATGCCCAAAGAAATCAATCAGTCGATCTTCATTGCCAAATTAAAAACACGACTTAGTTCCGAGGAACAGATACAGGAAACGTTGATTCCTCAAAAGGAAACTCCGTTGATTTTACCTAAAATTGCAGGTACAGAGAATGAATTATTGACACTGTTAGCCAGACATGTAAATTGCTCTACTGCAAATTTAGATTTAAATAAATCATTAACAGATTATGGTTTTGATTCATTAGCGGCAATACATTTGGCAGAACAAATTAAATCGGAGTTAGGGATCAGCATTTCACCTACCGTATTACTTGAAAAGGTTTCTATATCACAACTTATAAATATTATTGAAAAGAAAAAGGAAGCGGTTTTATGTTAA
- a CDS encoding fatty acid desaturase family protein has translation MLSNEEYTEVRKSLNFKRRLTKSLGFLIADVVLLYAAVVFLGRNSLFFYCLGEVCLAILFLHNFILLHECGHNTLSSKSWFNVVLGHYNSIFCCMPFYPWKIIHEEHHKWTGHIDKDPVFELLKKAKISKKLPWIFHVGWRTFIPLNVFFLHLVYWTYPLKLLKQKKLSRIMFRQCLFSVLFLFFTYVLLKWCFPSFLTFKNLFPAILLYGVLWETLSTPQHLGLEPTQHRPTLKEHALTTRSTWFPRWLQHYLFLNFGYHVEHHFFPALPWHELEKAHLKIKPLLHNEYQMVTGGVWNIQMRCQNMERAIGVHDD, from the coding sequence ATGTTAAGTAACGAAGAATACACTGAAGTGAGGAAGTCACTGAACTTTAAACGGCGATTGACCAAAAGTCTTGGTTTTCTGATTGCCGATGTGGTGTTGCTTTATGCTGCTGTTGTTTTTTTAGGGAGGAACAGCTTATTTTTTTATTGCTTAGGGGAAGTTTGCCTGGCGATTTTATTTCTCCATAATTTCATTTTACTCCATGAGTGCGGCCATAACACATTATCCAGTAAATCCTGGTTTAATGTGGTTCTTGGTCATTACAACAGCATTTTTTGTTGCATGCCTTTCTATCCATGGAAAATCATTCATGAAGAGCATCACAAATGGACTGGGCATATTGATAAAGATCCTGTATTCGAATTATTGAAAAAAGCAAAAATAAGTAAGAAGCTACCCTGGATCTTTCATGTAGGGTGGAGAACGTTTATCCCTTTAAATGTGTTTTTTTTGCATCTCGTTTATTGGACTTATCCACTGAAGCTCTTAAAACAAAAAAAACTATCGCGAATCATGTTCCGACAATGTTTGTTCTCAGTACTCTTTTTGTTTTTTACTTATGTACTCTTGAAGTGGTGTTTCCCAAGCTTTTTAACGTTTAAAAATCTCTTTCCAGCGATTTTGTTGTATGGGGTACTTTGGGAAACGTTGTCAACACCACAGCATTTAGGTTTGGAACCCACGCAACATCGACCTACATTAAAAGAACATGCTCTAACGACGCGCAGTACCTGGTTTCCACGATGGTTGCAACATTATTTATTTTTAAATTTTGGTTATCATGTGGAACACCATTTCTTTCCCGCCTTGCCCTGGCATGAATTGGAAAAAGCACATTTGAAAATTAAACCCTTGTTACACAATGAGTATCAAATGGTAACGGGGGGAGTTTGGAACATTCAAATGCGTTGCCAGAATATGGAGAGGGCAATTGGGGTCCATGATGATTAA
- a CDS encoding MBL fold metallo-hydrolase, which produces MMYIEVIKTQRFKFINYCPVVVDTENNTCIFIDPSWEKKKFQDFVTQNNLRVIAILLTHHHLDHSHLANYFAKYYQCPVYMSSTEIAYYEFQCHNLKPIYPVQNTITIERFPSIIIHQTPGHTFGGLCFQIDNALFTGDTLFNEGCGFCHSKGGDAGIMFDSLNYLKKVIPDEVLVYPGHRYHHDLGQPFVEVKKMNIYLNVEDRDEFIDFRSRKTKGLLNFR; this is translated from the coding sequence ATGATGTACATTGAAGTGATTAAAACGCAACGATTTAAATTTATAAATTATTGCCCCGTTGTTGTGGATACTGAAAATAATACCTGTATTTTTATTGATCCTTCATGGGAAAAAAAGAAATTTCAGGATTTTGTAACCCAAAATAATTTACGGGTCATTGCGATATTATTAACGCATCATCATTTAGATCATTCGCATTTGGCGAATTATTTTGCCAAATATTACCAGTGTCCTGTGTATATGAGCAGTACAGAGATTGCCTATTATGAATTCCAGTGCCATAACCTTAAGCCGATTTATCCTGTACAAAACACAATTACTATTGAGCGTTTTCCTAGCATTATTATCCATCAAACACCCGGCCACACTTTTGGGGGGCTTTGTTTTCAAATCGATAACGCGCTCTTTACGGGGGATACTTTATTTAATGAAGGTTGTGGTTTTTGTCATAGTAAAGGTGGGGATGCAGGCATCATGTTTGATTCCCTGAACTATCTTAAAAAAGTGATTCCCGATGAAGTGCTTGTATATCCAGGACATCGTTATCACCATGATTTGGGACAACCTTTTGTTGAAGTAAAAAAAATGAATATTTATCTAAACGTTGAAGATCGCGATGAGTTTATTGACTTTCGTTCTAGAAAAACTAAAGGCTTATTAAATTTTAGGTGA